Part of the Lotus japonicus ecotype B-129 chromosome 6, LjGifu_v1.2 genome, CAGCACCTTAATGCTTATGGTGCGCGGAGTTCAGGGGAAATCGGTGTGGCAGGCAGTGAGGAAAATGTATGATCTGCTATGCTATTGTGTTTGTTTaccttattttcttttttccccTGTTATGATGACATTATGCATATATGAGATTATGCACCACATATGGTTTGTGTAATCTGCcggttatttttctttttgtgacTGTGAAATCATAATATCCTCATCTTATTGAAGTTCTTCTCAATTGTCACTGTATTTAAACTTCTTCAAAGCTGTTTCTTAATGGTAACTTATCCTGTAGAGGCATAAAAGCAAGAAGGAAGTGATGGAAGAAATTATCTCAAAAAGCAAATTTTACAAGGTATATTTCTTTTACCAGGGCTGTGGTAGTGTATGTGTCACCTATATTGTTCACCTTATTTTCCTACTGTGATATTTTCCAGGCTCAAAAAGCTAAagagaaggaagaaaatgaaaacatgGTTGAAGAATTGGATAGGAATTTCACTTCCTTGGTTCATTCTGAGGCCCTATTGTCTTTGACTGAACCCACAAAGATGAATGCTTTGAAGGCTCTGGTGAATAAGAGTATTCCAAATAAACAAAGTGATAAGGATAGCTCATCTGCTACTCGGACTAAGAATGACTTTGTGCAGGTACTATTTACCCATGAGGGTTCATCTCAGATCTGGTAAATTCCTCTTATTATAAGAAGATCCTACATTCCAACTTTCTCTTTATGGAAGCAGGAAAAACCTGATGATTATGACATACTTGTCAGACAAATGGGATTTGAAATGCGTGCTCGCCCTTCAGATAGGATGAAGACACCTGAAGAGGTTGCTCAGGAGGAAAAAGAACACCTAGAGCAATTGGAGGTAAGATAATATGATATTTTTGGTACATTAGGTAACATGACTTTTGACCTTAGGTTTGTTATTTTAGTATATATTTTATTCTTATGATACAAAGGAGCATTGTCCTCATTTTTAAGTATTATTTAACTCCGACTCTCTGATACTGGTTGTGTATCTGAACTGCATTTTAAGAAGGTTTATATCACTTGTTATGGCCTGGGTATAGGAGTTGGAACAAACTGTGGACAGCCAAACTAAAAATCAAGTTTGATgtcatattttaatataatgcAGTATCTTGTTGTAAGGAGGTTGACTAGGTGGAGGACAACCTGGCAGTTAGTTTTGGAGACAAAAATTATAGGACACACCCGTTAAGAGAGATTTAGAGGTCGATGATCTATCAGTGAACTCAATATAGTACAAAGCATTATGCCGTTATTTGACTCAGGTGGCTGACCCCACCTAGTGGGGAAATACTTGGTTGTTGTATAGTATCTTCTTGTGAAGTTGAATGAGCCTTGTCACTGTAGTAAGGTTACAGCCTTGTACCCTAGTACTTCTAGGTTATAGTCTAAGTCATGGAAACAGGCTCTTGCACATGGGGATAAGTTGTGTAAATCTTaatttttacattttcaaataATTAATCCTTCTATCCATGATTTCAGGAGGAGAGGCAGAAGAGGATGATTGCTGCTGAAGATTCAAGTGACGAAGAAAATGAGGATTCAGAAGAAAGTGAAGATTCAAGTGATGAAGAAAATAAAGATTCAAAAGAGTCATCTAAACAGAAGCAAAGATTTCCTTCTGGTGATGATCTTGGTGATTCCTTCTCTGTCAATGATGAAACTTTGACTAAGAAGGGTTGCATTGAAAAGATTCTTGAAAGCATAAATGAAGAAGATTCTGGTAGTGAAGATGGTGAAGACTCTGATGATTCGGAAagctctgaagattctgatgaaggaTCAGATGAAGATTTTGGCAAACATAAGAATGATCTTACTTTGAAAGATTGGGAAcagaatgatgatgatgatattggTGCAGGTTCAGAAGATGAAGGTGATAATGATGAGGACAAAGATAAAGCTGCAGAAGGACTTGATGAGTTAAAAATATTGGATACCAACAGGAAAGTCGGAGGAAAAAAGTCGAAAGACTTCGACATTCCTTATATAATTCAAGCTCCTCAGACCTTTGGAGAATTATGTTCACTTGTGGATAAATGTTCAAATTCTAACACTATCTTGGTTATCAACCGGATTCGGAAAAGCAATTCAATCAAACTTGCTGTAGAAAATCGAAAAAAGATGCAAGTATGAacctttattttatattttgttaagattcaaatattctcttctTGCTTTGTATATGTGTACTGAATCTATTGATCTTTTTATCTGAGATGTTGTCAGCTAAAAGTGTGTCTCGAGCTTTTTCAACTTGATATTGTCAGTTATGTTAATATATGTTCTCATTGATACATGCAAGGTTTAGTTTGTATAATGCCTGATTGTTGTGCTTGTTCTTATGTAGTTTAGTCTAGGATGCACTATTCTGAAATGACATTTGACTGTTTTGTATACTTGGTTAAGGGTAAACTCTCGCTTTCATTCTGTTCCTACATATATATTATTAGGAATTTGTGGCTCatgattattatatttatattccAATTGTATGGGAGGCATTTAtaattcttcttttcttttcagaCATTTTATGGAGTATTACTAGAGTACTTTGCTGTTTTGGCAAATAAGAAACCGTTGAATGTTGAATTGCTTAATAtgctggtgaaaccattgataGAAATGAGTTTGGAAACCCCATACTTTGCTGCTGTATGTGCTCGTACCAGAATACAAAAAATAAGAGAGCAATTTGTTGGGAGTATCAAGAACTCAGGTCAGATTGAATTGAAGTTTACTTGTTGCATTCTCTGCCTTAACTATTTCCAAGTACTTTGAATTGACAGATTATTTGGTAATGCACTATCTGAAGTCCTTTTTTTGTCACAGAAAGTAGCAGTTGGCCTTCTTCAAAGACATTGTGTCTCTTGCGTTTGTGGTCCATGACATTTTCATGTTCGGATTTTAGACATCCAGTTTTGACTCCTGTGATATTATTGATGTGTGAATTTCTGATGCGTTGCCCGATAGCATCTGGTCGGGATATTGCGATTGGTTGTTTCTTATGCTCGATGCTTTTATCTGTAAGTACCTTGTAAGGAAAGATATTTTATTGAGTTTATTTTGTCTGGTACACCTGTCATAGGGTATGATCAGTAACGAGTTTTGAAGAAGTATGCTTGAATTGTATCATGGAATGGTGGCAACTAACCTAATCTTCATGGAAATCTATAGAAGTAGGATCTGTTTCTATGAATGAATTTTGCTTTTGGACATTTTGCTTTCAAAATATGTAATGCATTATCTTCCCTGCTTTTCAATAATTGCATTTACAGCTTGCTCACATACTGAATAAAATACAGGTATTTAGACAGTCTCGGAAGTTCTGTCCTGAACCAATAATGTTTCTTCGAACTTTGCTGTATGCAGCCACTGAAAGTAAATATATTTCAGATGAAGATGCCCTGGTATGACTTCATTGATCATTTGCAGTTCAAATCATATTATGGTGTGTACAGGGTGCATGCATGTTTGTGCAATACTAACCCCTTCTCATCCTGTGTTAGATATTGAAGTTCTTTCATAGAAGGCTAAATTCCTTAAAACTAGTTGGTTATTGTTGTCTAATCCTTACATTTAGACGATTTTCTCCTTTTGAAAAGTTTTTCTCACTGCTTGAAAACTCAGTTGAGTGAACACATTCAAACAGTTGCTGTTCATTTCCTGGACATTACTATTGATGCCCATAACAAGTTATCTTTTTCCTGAGTATTGTTGAGAGTCTGCTATGCTAAGCTGGATTGAGTACCTTCAGTACTCATATATAAACAAAAGGAGATGATTTTCTCCTTTTGAAAAGTTTTTCTCACTGCTTGAAAACTCAGTTGAGTGAACACGTTCAAACAGTTGCTGTTCATTTCCTGGACATTACTATTGATGCCCATAACAAGTTATCTTTTTCCTGAGTATTGTTGAGAGTCTGCTATGCTAAGCTGGATTAAGTACCTTCAGTACTCATatataaacaataaataaagTAAGGccattttacttttatttttttaaatctgtAGTTCAATACAACAAACATATTAAATGGCCATTAGAAAAACATTTACTGTAGAAGCAGATAATGGGGAAGGGTAGATGGTCTGTGGTGAGAAAATATCCTCTTTTAATTTGCTTGCTGAATTTACATTCATACCTGTTGTCTTATGGGGTACATTATGTAAGTCCTGCTTAGTCCTCCCCCTTTGATGGTCATTTTGATACGAAGAAACTACTTGAAGAAAAAGGGGATCAGAGGCAGGGAGAGAAATGTATTTCAGAAAAGATCTGACAGAATATAATAGtgttatttttaagaatttggTTTACTAGAAATGCTAAATCTTACGGAAAAGATCTCAATAATTTGTTATACTAAAGATATTATCAGGGTGTGCGTAAATCTTGTGGAAAATTATACGGATAAGTTGATGTTTTTATGAGCATAATCTAAATTATATGAACTTCTTATCTGATGATAAATTTAAGGAAACATATATTCTATGATGAaactatttagtatttactatTGAATCATGTaactttgaaatttgaattaacACTTACAGTGTAACTTCATGTTTGATCAATATTTTTAGCCAAGAATATGGATTTTGAATATTTTTGATGTTAAGCGTTTGTAAAACCAGGGAAAAAactaattcaaatttcaaactcacAAAATCTAAATGATTCTTACGCCGAGAAAAATGTAGTGATGAATGTTTCACAAAACCCGCTGTTGGATCAAGAGCTCTTGATGGTTCCCATCTTATTTATTctctgaacttttttttttcgaaagtatATGTCTCTATGCATTTTCCTTCAACTAATAGATCAGTTATTTCTATGCTTGCTGTCCCAATCTTTGGTTCTCAAAAGATTCTTTTCATGGTTTTGCATTTGAGATCGGTATGCTGAGGATATCACTTGATTTAGTCCTTAATCTAGCTAGATCCTGCTTTTGGTGTGCAATATCAGCATAATGGTGCTGTGCATGGTACTGCAATTTCAAGGTTGGACTCTGAACTCACCATGTTCTTTGTTTTCTGCCAGTTTAATCATCTTATGGAACCGAAAGCTCTCAAGCCTCTCCTCTGCATACATGAGACAGTAAACGAGATTAGCCCTCTGGATTTCTTTAAGATAATAAATATGCCAGAAGACTCTTGTTTTTTCACTTCTGATAGTTTCAGGTAACCAGTAATTTGTTACCACCGAAAGAAGAATGTTACCACCTTGACTCTATTTTGGTTTTGGATGGGGTCTGTGCTTTTTAAACTATTGGGGAGGGGCATGAGGTGTGTGGTTGATTTGAGTTATCAAGAGCTCATCATTTAGATTTTGTATGGTAGCTGTTATCTCAAGAAACAACACTGCATGAGCTAATGACTTCTTTCTTTGCATCATTTAGATTTTGTATGATAGCTCTAAT contains:
- the LOC130722728 gene encoding uncharacterized protein LOC130722728, whose protein sequence is MANPNSQKKKSNKKKKTKSGPESVAMKVKKATTVNNPFESIWSRRKFDIMGQKRKGETRRMGLARSHAIQKRNNTLLKEYEQSVKSSLFVDKRIGEKDEGLDEFGKAILRSQRERQLNVKLSKKSKYHLSDGEEDDDFEGVDALGRDDYEDQMLADGDGDDDAGETGRNSDLVQHLNAYGARSSGEIGVAGSEENRHKSKKEVMEEIISKSKFYKAQKAKEKEENENMVEELDRNFTSLVHSEALLSLTEPTKMNALKALVNKSIPNKQSDKDSSSATRTKNDFVQEKPDDYDILVRQMGFEMRARPSDRMKTPEEVAQEEKEHLEQLEEERQKRMIAAEDSSDEENEDSEESEDSSDEENKDSKESSKQKQRFPSGDDLGDSFSVNDETLTKKGCIEKILESINEEDSGSEDGEDSDDSESSEDSDEGSDEDFGKHKNDLTLKDWEQNDDDDIGAGSEDEGDNDEDKDKAAEGLDELKILDTNRKVGGKKSKDFDIPYIIQAPQTFGELCSLVDKCSNSNTILVINRIRKSNSIKLAVENRKKMQTFYGVLLEYFAVLANKKPLNVELLNMLVKPLIEMSLETPYFAAVCARTRIQKIREQFVGSIKNSESSSWPSSKTLCLLRLWSMTFSCSDFRHPVLTPVILLMCEFLMRCPIASGRDIAIGCFLCSMLLSVFRQSRKFCPEPIMFLRTLLYAATESKYISDEDALFNHLMEPKALKPLLCIHETVNEISPLDFFKIINMPEDSCFFTSDSFRASVLLSAVETLQGYINIYEGLSSFPEMFLPILRLLLEIAEQKNIPNALQDKIKDVAELIKLKVDEHHSLRRPLQMRKQKPVPIKLLNPKFEENYVKGRDYDPDRERAQRRKLERDLKREAKGAARELRKDNYFLLEVKEKERSLKEKERAEKYGRAKAFLQEQEHAFKSGQLGKGKKRRG